A DNA window from Planctomycetaceae bacterium contains the following coding sequences:
- the rpmF gene encoding 50S ribosomal protein L32 yields MAVPKRRTSKSRKRMRRSHHAVKPIQLAKCSQCGTSVPTHVVCPTCGYYQGRTVVSDDED; encoded by the coding sequence ATGGCCGTTCCCAAGAGAAGAACCTCGAAATCGCGCAAACGGATGCGCCGCAGTCACCACGCCGTGAAGCCGATCCAGCTTGCGAAATGTTCACAGTGCGGAACGTCCGTGCCGACGCATGTCGTCTGCCCCACGTGCGGCTATTATCAGGGCCGAACGGTCGTCAGTGACGACGAGGATTAG
- the plsX gene encoding phosphate acyltransferase PlsX, with translation MRVALDAMGGDDAPAPNVQGAMEAVARNENLEVVLVGDRPALEALRQQFGCTSDRITIEQSDGVVGMHEKPTVALREKPNCSIARCWQLMAGKDVDAVVSAGNTGAVVAAGLRTRLFLKGVKRPGIAVTLPNMKGSSVLIDVGANPAARPEHLVQYGVMGSIYAREILGIETPRIGLMNIGSEEGKGTDLYRETHRYLTGSRLKDRYIGNVEGRGVYQGEADVLICEGFVGNIVLKVSEGMAEFMMKTVAGTLMSALSDERDRAKEVMAQLMQKYRYQESGGAPLLGIDGTCIICHGSSDSDSIRNALKMTLEMKAHHINSQIVEQLAVQTVPAE, from the coding sequence ATGCGAGTGGCGCTTGACGCGATGGGGGGCGATGACGCTCCCGCGCCCAATGTTCAGGGCGCTATGGAAGCGGTTGCTCGCAACGAAAACCTGGAAGTCGTTCTCGTCGGCGACCGGCCGGCTCTGGAGGCGCTGCGGCAGCAGTTCGGGTGCACGTCGGACAGGATCACGATTGAGCAATCCGACGGCGTGGTGGGAATGCATGAAAAGCCCACCGTTGCTCTGCGCGAGAAGCCCAATTGTTCGATTGCCCGCTGCTGGCAGTTGATGGCGGGCAAGGACGTTGATGCGGTCGTCAGTGCGGGGAACACGGGAGCCGTTGTCGCGGCCGGGCTGAGGACTCGCCTGTTTCTGAAGGGAGTCAAGCGGCCGGGGATCGCCGTCACTCTGCCCAACATGAAGGGCAGCAGCGTGCTGATTGACGTCGGAGCCAACCCGGCGGCTCGCCCGGAGCACCTGGTTCAGTACGGCGTGATGGGCAGCATCTATGCTCGCGAGATTCTGGGAATCGAAACGCCTCGCATCGGCCTGATGAACATCGGCAGCGAAGAGGGCAAGGGCACGGATTTGTACCGGGAAACTCATCGTTATCTGACGGGCTCACGACTGAAAGATCGCTACATCGGCAACGTGGAAGGCCGCGGCGTGTATCAGGGCGAAGCAGATGTTCTGATTTGCGAAGGGTTCGTCGGCAACATTGTGCTGAAGGTCAGTGAAGGCATGGCGGAATTCATGATGAAAACCGTCGCGGGAACTCTGATGTCAGCCCTCAGTGACGAACGCGACCGCGCGAAGGAAGTGATGGCGCAGCTGATGCAGAAGTACCGGTATCAGGAATCCGGAGGAGCACCGCTGCTGGGCATCGACGGGACCTGCATCATCTGCCACGGTTCCAGCGATTCCGATTCGATCCGCAACGCTTTGAAGATGACTCTGGAAATGAAGGCTCACCACATCAATTCGCAGATTGTTGAGCAACTGGCCGTTCAGACGGTGCCGGCCGAATAG
- a CDS encoding acyltransferase domain-containing protein has translation MEKLRADSPDVVLSCEMAAGLSLGEYTALVFSGAMSFEDGLKVVQRRGQAMQAAADATPSGMVSILLLNRDQVQQICEEASGHGPLQIANYLCPGNLVVSGSNAACIRAAELADAAGGRAMPLAVAGAFHTSIMKPADEELAEALRHVEIRSPEIPVVSNVDAEIHSDPDEIRDILIQQVIHPVRWEDSLNRMIEAGCSEFYELGPGKVLKGLLKRVSRKMPCTTINDSPEA, from the coding sequence TTGGAAAAGCTGCGAGCCGATTCGCCGGACGTCGTTCTTAGCTGTGAAATGGCGGCGGGGCTGAGTCTGGGGGAATACACGGCTCTGGTGTTTTCCGGCGCGATGTCGTTCGAAGACGGCCTGAAGGTTGTGCAGCGGCGCGGGCAGGCGATGCAGGCGGCCGCCGACGCCACGCCTTCCGGGATGGTCAGCATTCTGCTGCTGAATCGCGATCAGGTGCAGCAGATTTGTGAAGAAGCGTCGGGGCACGGTCCGCTGCAGATCGCCAACTATCTGTGTCCCGGAAATCTTGTCGTCAGCGGTTCCAACGCAGCCTGCATTCGCGCGGCGGAACTGGCGGACGCGGCCGGCGGGCGAGCGATGCCGCTGGCGGTGGCGGGAGCCTTCCACACGTCGATCATGAAGCCCGCCGACGAAGAGCTGGCCGAGGCGCTGCGCCACGTCGAAATCCGATCACCCGAAATTCCCGTCGTGTCCAACGTGGACGCGGAGATCCACTCCGATCCCGATGAAATTCGTGACATCCTGATTCAGCAGGTGATTCACCCGGTTCGCTGGGAAGATTCGCTGAACCGAATGATCGAAGCCGGTTGTTCCGAATTCTATGAACTCGGTCCGGGCAAAGTTCTGAAGGGACTGCTGAAGCGGGTCAGCCGCAAGATGCCGTGCACGACCATCAACGATTCTCCCGAAGCGTGA
- the acpP gene encoding acyl carrier protein, with protein sequence MSVEEKVFGIVSDQLDAPKEDVTRESSFVDDLKADSLDIVELVMALEDEFDIKIPDEDYDKIKTVGDVITYIEAKS encoded by the coding sequence GTGTCCGTTGAAGAAAAGGTGTTTGGGATCGTCAGCGATCAGCTTGATGCTCCGAAAGAGGACGTCACGCGCGAAAGTTCCTTCGTGGATGACCTGAAGGCCGATTCGCTCGATATTGTCGAACTGGTGATGGCGCTGGAAGACGAGTTCGACATCAAGATCCCGGATGAGGACTACGACAAGATCAAGACCGTCGGCGACGTCATCACTTATATCGAGGCGAAGTCCTGA